The sequence below is a genomic window from Lolium perenne isolate Kyuss_39 chromosome 7, Kyuss_2.0, whole genome shotgun sequence.
ATTTTAATTTGGGTGAATATGTCTACTTGACTATATGGATTGAGAGTGACTAGGGCTCAGCCGAAACTAACTTAGTTCTCAGTCCGCTCACGTCACATTTGTTGTTTGCTATGCTTTGTCGCTAATTGATATGTGTTTTGCTGATCGTGGCCTGCACATGTATTGCTGAACGTGGCCTAGGCGAGGGAGCTGCGCCGGCCTGTCCTTGTTCGGGCCATTGTCCTTTGTTCATTCATTGGCCTTTTCTTGCTCATGCATTTTTGTATGCTTGTCTTGTATCGTTCGGTAGTAGAACTCTTGAGTGTATTTCCCCCCTCCGTTCTCTTGCTTAGATAGTAGAAAAGGACATTAGCTCTCATAAACAGATTCTcaacaaataaaataaaaaagtcTCTCATCTAGCCAAGAATTAATTCAGATATCCGTTAGATGCTGGCGACCACTATTGTGTATatgtgaacaattttaaaacccaGTGAATATTTAACTTACACTATGTGAATTGTTTTCCAATTCACATCTATGgtttaattttgaaaaaaatgCCAATCGCAACCCACCTCTAACTCACTCGGAACTAGGAAAACAATCTATTGCGGTTCAACTCTGCAACACTTCAAAAACAAATCTTGTGGTCCCACTTGCAACACTAATTTTTTTTTAATTCGCAACCCAATAtgcaattgaaaaaaaatcaattGCAGTCCCAGCTGCAACTGGAAAAAAATATCGGCTGCAACCCCAGAATGCAACTGGAAAGAATCTCAGCCGTAGTCCCACTTGTAACACTTGAAAAAATGTTATTTGCAACCGGAAAAATATCAGTTGCTGTCTCACTTGCAACTGGAAAAATATATTATTTGCAACCCCACTTgcaaattttttttaaaaaaaatcaaaagcaaATCTCCACTTGAAACTAGGAAGAAAATATAATAGTTGTAGTCCCACATGCAACTGGAAAAAATATCATTTGCAACCTTAGTTGTAACTGAAATAAACTCACTTGCAACCCACTTACGTCTGAAAAAACCTTGTTTCAACCTCAGCTGCAACTAGAAAGAAAACACAGCTGCATTCCCACTTGCAACCCGGAAAAGTCAATTTCAAACCCATTTCCAACTAGAAAATTTTCAGTTGCAAATCGAAAAAGCTGTAAATCCAATTGCAATTGAAAATATACAAGTTACAACCCTACTTACAACTGGAGAAAAGAAAATGCACACCACTTAGCCCACAACTCCCGGAGAAAAGAATCAACCTCTTCAGTCCGACGCATGCCTAAAATTCAATTTCTTTAAAttacttttttttgaattttcacagTGGGGTCAAAAGTGACTCACATTTGTCTAGATTCACATGTGAGTGAAGATACATGTGAATCTATGCAAATATAATTCAATTAATTTGTAATGGAGAAAATATTTATTAGAATAAAAACTAGTAACAAATATAAAACACAAGTCAAATAAAAAACCAAGAGTTTCGCGCTCCCCTTTAACACAAAAGAGTTGCTAATATTAGCCCATCTGCTTATGCAAAGGATAAAATCAAAAGatgaaagaaaaataaaaaaagcccACCTACGTGCCCACATGGTTCAAGGGGAGATCGAGAAAAATAAGGCCGAGCAAACTCAGGCTATGTCCACTAAGCCACATGATAAACGCCAAGAAGTTACACAAATCTTAAAGTGTAAATATCAAACGTTTAAAAAATTGACTGAGCACTAAACTAGTTCTCAGTAGAAAATCTCATATGGATTATATACACTGGAAGTTCCACCCCTCCGCCGTCCGCCGCACAAATATCCTATAGATCATTACGTCATTTAGTCTTCTCAATTAATTATACATGTTTCATTTGTTGTTGGAATTTAAACACTACGTCAAGATTTACCCTCTCTAGTCTGCGCCAAGGAAGGAGAATTCAAGtgaataagaagataaaacagctGTTAAATCCTTACAGAAAATATAACAGGCGAACGTTCCAGCAGTGGTACGGGGGAGCGATGCGATCCCAAGCGTAGCTTAAAAATCTAGACGACGATGTCTTTTTACaaattaaaataaagtaaaaataAGTTGCCGGGCCCATAAGGGAAAACTGCAAGAGCACAGGTGCGCTCTGCGCACCTCCTCTTTTTTTTTGACTTTTGCTTTTTTCAGTTCTCTAAAATTATATACTTTTTTTTGCAAGTCACTCGAAATAACAAATAGAATGGGGGAAAATAGTTTGGAAATTTTTTGTgcaattttaaatttcaaattatttAAAATTCGAAATAAATTctttaaatatatatatacacaatGATAAAAAATATCCAAACTATTTTTTCCACGTTCCAATTGTTATGTTTAAGTGATCTGCAATTTTTTTTGTTCAAACAATGTGTGGTGTGAGAGATACAAAAATGAGAATTTGTTTAAGAGGAACAAAAAGAATTTGTATGGATCTTGATGCAGTATACACGGTATGGATACGAGTGCTCACCAAACAGCTGCTCCAAAAGTCCACTCTCGGGTCCATAGACAATTTTCCCTTAGCAAATTTGTTTGGAGTCAGTCGTGCTCCAACCCGGCCCAAGCCTTTTGTGATGATGTTCATCTTGTTATACTACTATCATTCTCCATTTTTTATATCTTTTGCTTACTGCTTTGTTTAGAATTTCAAGAATTTTGAAGCTCATAAATCACCTATTGATGTATACAAAGTAATAatttgttttactattttctacatctaaatttagataaatctccaAAATACTTTAGAGGAAGAATGGAGTAGTATTTTGCTGTAGctgtatttcctttttctttggaAAAGATCCTGTTGTATTTGTATTTGCTATCCTCTATTCCCCGAGTGTCCTGCGCAGCTGGTGCAGCGTGGGAGCAAATCTGGTGACGTTGAGCCTGATGTCCTGCTCCAGCCAGTAGTACTTCATGCCAAGCTGCCAGCCCTGCTTATGGATGGACTCCGGGTCGCTGACCGCCGGGTGATCCTTGCCGTACTTATCGTACAGCGTGCTCTCCTCGGCGGTGATGCTGTACTCAACGTCCCGCAGGTTCATCTCCTTTGCCTGCACGCCGTAGAAGATCATGGCCGAGTACTCCATGTGCCCCCACGGCACCACCTGCAGCATGGCGGCGCCGgtgcggaggaagaagaagttggTGAGGCCGGCCCCGTGCGCGCCCATGAGCACGTCGCACGAGTCCACCGCCAGGGAGAACTCCTCCAGCCTGAGGTCACGGCGCGGCTCCACGACGACGACCTCGAACCCGGCCGCCCGCGCCCCGTCGGCGATCTCCGGAATGTTGACGAACTTCCTGTTGTGGCCGCGGTTGATGAGCATGAGCCGCGGCTTCCGTTTCTCACCGTCGACGGTTGCGTTATTGttgctggcggcggcggccttgTACGGGATGCCGACGCTGTCGGGCGGCAGCGAGAAGATGTCCCGGATGTACATGCGGAAGTCGAGCAGCGTGTAGTTGCGCGGCGCGCGCGCCGGGTTGATGCCGAGGTCGCGGTGGCTGCGGAGCCCGACGACGACGCGCGGGTAGCAGCGGACGCCGGCGTCCCTGTCGAAGTCGACGACGTCGTAGCGGGAGAGGTTGGCGAGGATGAGGCGGTACTTGTCGACGAACCAGGGCTGGAGGTCGGTGACGAGGAACTGGACCTCGCCGTCGAAGGCGCGGGCGGTGATGAAGAGCGGGACGAGCACGTCGCTGAAGTCGTGCCACGGGTTGGAGGTGAGCCCGTTCATGGCGAACACGACGGCCGGGACGGCGTGCCGGGAGGTGCACTCCGGCGCCGCCAGGGACTGCGCGGCGCTCAGGGTTTTGACCGTCACCTCCTTGATGTACTCCAGGTGCTTGCGGGACTGGTCCTTGATGGCCCACTCCTGGCCGTCGGCGCTACGCTCGCCGGGTGGCGGCACGTAGAGGACGGTCCGGTTGGTGGCACGGGCGTCGCCGATGATCTCGCAGATGTCGTACCTTGGGTCGGACAGGTCGCAGATGGGCTTGGGCGGAGATGGAGCACCTGCATGCGGCCGatgttttagtttagtttattattaccaaCTCTTTTGTGTCATTCTTTTTGAATGCGATCAGCAGCTCACCTTTTTTGACGTTTGTTTCATCCTTATCGTCGTCCTGATCGAGTTCTTGCCGAATGAGCTCCTCCTCCTTCATCTTGTCACTTACGTTAGTAATAGTATTATTTACTGGTTGACCGCCTGGCTGCTCCGTTCTATTAGCTTGCATGTTATCTAAATTAATAGGTGCTCAATCATCAGTAAGTAATCAACGATCCTATCTGTGTATCATCAGACAAAATACGAGTTAGGTAGGGAAAGGTCTAGTTACCAAAGTTTGCATCAGTCTTGTTATTCTTGTCGGTTCCAGGTACATTGTCTTGGTTATGTTCTCCCCCCATCGTCTTGTTTACGTCGTCCTTGTGCACAATAATATCTACATCATGCACCGCAGTTGTCAATTTTTGGTACAGAGATCAACAAagaaaactttttttttttgcaggtaAAGAAAACTTAGAATCACATGACCATATGGACGTTTCTAGCGTGCACGGGTGGTCTTGTGCACACATCCATCGTTGCTTTGCTTTACGATTAGCACTCAGAAAATCTTTGCATGTAGTCTACCCTGCACTAGTATCCCGGCCTCCCGTTATTTAGTTGTACATTGATTAAATTTTAGAATTGGATTTAAAATAGCCAAATTTATTGGTATATATACCAGGTCAACATTTCATTTAATCTGTGTATATATATGTTTACATGGTATCTTAAAACATTCCTAAAAAGGGTTTGATTCGACaaaattcaaaatttgaatatTAAAACACATTCAAACATGATGATGGATAATCAAACTCAATAAAACTAGATACAAAAAATTGTGTCTCCAGATTAGACTCTAAGATAAACCAAGGGAGTAATTAATTAGCAACCAAATGATACACCTCGTATATGATGATCGTACCACATCTTCTGTATATGCGTATATGCTACACGCCTACACGGACCCATCTCCATCGTTTACTATTAGTCCATTATCAAGCCGCTGATTACGACGCCGGCCGCACCCTAAGCCACATGTGGCGTCGGCTGGGCCAGAGAGTTGGTCCTGTCATCTGTTAGGACTCGGCGCGTATGCCAACAGTTCCATCAAAGTTTACACAAAATTCCAACAAAACAAGTACTAACTAACTGGGGCTGGACTACATTTGATTATCACTGGTTGGCAACCCACGCTAAATTACAATTTATAAACGTCACCGGTCAGTCACCAGCAGAAATTATATACCTTGGGTAGAATTATTAGGCGCCGAGGCTGGCGACGACGGCGGAGGAGGAGAAGCCCTGGCATTCTGTTCGGCCGGCGTGGACTGCAGGACTACTGCATGCACAAAGAATAAGCTGGCGAATCAGACGCACAAGTTTGACACTCCACATGCATAGTCGAATGAAGAAATTAGTAAACAACACGGAACCTGTTATATGAGGTCAGTGGTCTCTTGTTTTAGACTGGCTAGCTAGAAATGATGTAGTAGAGGTTAGTCTTTGTATGCTTCAGTCTTACTTCAGAAAATTTGGAGAGGATTGCAGCGGAATTATTTGGAAAGTTAACTGTTGGCAAGAATTGGCATGACTATATATATGGTGTATTCTAAATGTATTCAACATTACCATTAATGCACTACTACAATAATTTGGATGGATATAAGTATGTATCTTGTGAATACTTCATAGATAAGCTATATTTTCCAAGAAAATAAATGTAACTGATTTTCCACATTTAGTCTTGATCTCTTTAGAGCATGCAGCACAAAGCAGAATCAATGTGTGAAGGCTCTCTTTTTTCTTTTGGGCTTGTGGACTCATTTAATTAGTTGCTACCCTCAAGCAACTTTTTCtagttttagttgtttgtggacttatatttttataaaataaataaaaaatcacAGTGGGGATACCCACTGTTTACGCTCAAAAAAATATGTGAAGGCGATTTATTTTCTTTTTGAGGGAGCAAGTAGGAGAATTTCAAATAATAAATATAGATAGAGGGCG
It includes:
- the LOC127316961 gene encoding beta-1,2-xylosyltransferase XYXT1 isoform X1 — protein: MVTESSSSSQSSTVPTSKGMARTLAQHHQAVVGFLFGFFVILVLYTTVSGQFGSNTIVVLQSTPAEQNARASPPPPSSPASAPNNSTQDIIVHKDDVNKTMGGEHNQDNVPGTDKNNKTDANFDNMQANRTEQPGGQPVNNTITNVSDKMKEEELIRQELDQDDDKDETNVKKGAPSPPKPICDLSDPRYDICEIIGDARATNRTVLYVPPPGERSADGQEWAIKDQSRKHLEYIKEVTVKTLSAAQSLAAPECTSRHAVPAVVFAMNGLTSNPWHDFSDVLVPLFITARAFDGEVQFLVTDLQPWFVDKYRLILANLSRYDVVDFDRDAGVRCYPRVVVGLRSHRDLGINPARAPRNYTLLDFRMYIRDIFSLPPDSVGIPYKAAAASNNNATVDGEKRKPRLMLINRGHNRKFVNIPEIADGARAAGFEVVVVEPRRDLRLEEFSLAVDSCDVLMGAHGAGLTNFFFLRTGAAMLQVVPWGHMEYSAMIFYGVQAKEMNLRDVEYSITAEESTLYDKYGKDHPAVSDPESIHKQGWQLGMKYYWLEQDIRLNVTRFAPTLHQLRRTLGE
- the LOC127316961 gene encoding beta-1,2-xylosyltransferase XYXT1 isoform X2 is translated as MVTESSSSSQSSTVPTSKGMARTLAQHHQAVVGFLFGFFVILVLYTTVSGQFGSNTIVLQSTPAEQNARASPPPPSSPASAPNNSTQDIIVHKDDVNKTMGGEHNQDNVPGTDKNNKTDANFDNMQANRTEQPGGQPVNNTITNVSDKMKEEELIRQELDQDDDKDETNVKKGAPSPPKPICDLSDPRYDICEIIGDARATNRTVLYVPPPGERSADGQEWAIKDQSRKHLEYIKEVTVKTLSAAQSLAAPECTSRHAVPAVVFAMNGLTSNPWHDFSDVLVPLFITARAFDGEVQFLVTDLQPWFVDKYRLILANLSRYDVVDFDRDAGVRCYPRVVVGLRSHRDLGINPARAPRNYTLLDFRMYIRDIFSLPPDSVGIPYKAAAASNNNATVDGEKRKPRLMLINRGHNRKFVNIPEIADGARAAGFEVVVVEPRRDLRLEEFSLAVDSCDVLMGAHGAGLTNFFFLRTGAAMLQVVPWGHMEYSAMIFYGVQAKEMNLRDVEYSITAEESTLYDKYGKDHPAVSDPESIHKQGWQLGMKYYWLEQDIRLNVTRFAPTLHQLRRTLGE